In the Thauera sedimentorum genome, one interval contains:
- a CDS encoding TIGR00645 family protein yields the protein MKRFETAFEHLLFSSRWLMAPVYLGLILAMLVLLVKFGKQAWELLSHLFSATGSEVIVGVLTLVDIALIMNLLIIIIFSGYENFVSKMEDLHGHKDRPDWMGHIGFSDLKIKLIGSIVAISGIELLKGFMDVGKLDDRELAWMVGIHVTFVVSGLLYAVMDRLQRGGGEAH from the coding sequence ATGAAGCGATTTGAAACCGCCTTCGAACACCTGCTGTTCTCCAGCCGCTGGCTGATGGCGCCGGTGTATCTCGGCCTGATCCTGGCCATGCTGGTGCTGCTGGTGAAGTTCGGCAAGCAGGCGTGGGAGCTGCTGAGCCATCTGTTCAGCGCGACCGGGTCCGAAGTGATCGTCGGTGTGCTGACCCTGGTGGACATCGCGCTGATCATGAACCTGCTGATCATCATCATCTTCAGCGGCTACGAGAACTTCGTCTCGAAGATGGAAGACCTGCACGGCCACAAGGATCGGCCGGACTGGATGGGCCATATCGGCTTCAGCGACCTGAAGATCAAGCTGATCGGCTCCATCGTGGCCATCTCGGGGATCGAGCTGCTCAAGGGTTTCATGGATGTCGGCAAGCTCGACGACCGTGAGCTCGCGTGGATGGTGGGCATCCACGTCACCTTCGTGGTCTCCGGTCTGCTCTACGCGGTCATGGACCGCCTGCAGCGCGGCGGCGGCGAGGCGCACTGA
- a CDS encoding serine/threonine protein kinase, whose product MGERIGRFDIRGELGRGAQSVVYLAFDPHLEREVAVKTMHFSAANDRQNVDLLGEARIVSKLRHPGIVPIFEAGEQDGDLYLVFEYVQGESLAKLMKREAPLPAARAASLMSAILAAIAHAHKEGVIHRDLKPSNVLIDDSGTPRVMDFGIARRVDGGSPSSGELSGTPAYMAPEYVSGRAVSEQTDVFAAGLILLEMLTGRRVFQGDNVQAIMDRVAKEAVALPAGVHVDERLGAIALRAVAHDPVDRFRSADEFRKALEAFLAPPEEESVDREAAQSTVEFLLRRMRHKSDFPALSESVSAINRIASSESESVNKLSLSILRDFSLTNKILRLVNSVHYRQAGGGNISTISRAVIVLGFDAVRNIAITVLLFEHLQDKANANVLKEEFLRANLAGILAKDVTGQLKARDLEQAFICSVFHNLGRLLAQFYFPEETEEIRNLMTQKSCSEAVAAQRVLGIGFEELGIGIARSWGFPPLIVNSMERLPPGAVRRPRSPEERLRALSSYSNDLCQAIATLEPAEREKELVRIKARYGDTVPLDDKSVHEVIQRSIEEVTDFARIIRINLGQTQFGQQLRRYARGGGGAEAQDADDTALGGAVLERESSVGLDTGNFPAEGQKAADAQAVLTAGIQDISNTLVSDFKLNDILRIILETMYRAMGFRRVLLCIKDARANTMQGRFGFGPEANELARAFRFTLKFTPDIFHAATSKGVDILISDIDDEKIAERIPDWYRKASTAKTFVLFPLTVKSNPVALIYADKPHAGEIEITEKELQLLRTLRNQALLAIKQAT is encoded by the coding sequence ATGGGCGAACGTATCGGCCGGTTCGACATCCGGGGGGAATTGGGGCGCGGCGCCCAGAGCGTGGTCTATCTCGCCTTCGATCCGCACCTCGAGCGCGAAGTCGCGGTCAAGACCATGCACTTTTCCGCCGCCAACGACCGGCAGAACGTCGATCTGCTCGGCGAGGCCCGCATCGTCAGCAAGCTCCGCCACCCGGGCATCGTGCCGATCTTCGAAGCCGGCGAGCAGGACGGCGATCTCTATCTGGTGTTCGAGTACGTCCAGGGCGAGAGCCTCGCGAAGCTGATGAAGCGCGAGGCGCCGCTTCCCGCGGCACGCGCGGCCAGCCTGATGTCCGCCATCCTCGCCGCCATTGCCCACGCGCACAAGGAAGGCGTCATCCACCGCGACCTGAAGCCGTCGAACGTGCTGATCGACGACAGCGGCACCCCACGGGTGATGGATTTCGGCATTGCCAGGCGGGTCGACGGCGGCAGTCCGTCGAGCGGCGAACTGTCCGGCACACCGGCCTACATGGCGCCCGAATACGTAAGCGGCCGCGCGGTGAGCGAACAGACCGACGTGTTCGCAGCGGGCCTGATCCTGCTGGAGATGCTCACCGGCCGCCGCGTGTTCCAGGGCGACAACGTCCAGGCCATCATGGATCGGGTGGCCAAGGAAGCGGTTGCGCTGCCGGCCGGCGTGCATGTGGACGAGCGCCTCGGCGCGATCGCCCTGCGCGCGGTGGCGCACGATCCGGTCGACCGCTTTCGCAGCGCGGATGAGTTCCGCAAGGCACTGGAGGCTTTTCTCGCCCCGCCGGAAGAAGAGAGCGTGGACCGCGAGGCCGCCCAGAGCACGGTGGAGTTCCTGCTGCGCCGCATGCGCCACAAGAGCGACTTCCCCGCGCTGTCCGAATCGGTCAGCGCCATCAACCGCATCGCGTCGAGCGAGTCGGAATCGGTCAACAAGCTGTCGCTGTCCATCCTGCGCGACTTCTCGCTGACCAACAAGATCCTGCGACTGGTCAATTCGGTCCATTACCGCCAGGCCGGCGGCGGCAACATCAGCACCATCTCGCGCGCGGTGATCGTGCTGGGCTTCGATGCGGTACGCAACATCGCCATCACGGTACTGCTCTTCGAACACCTTCAGGACAAGGCCAACGCCAACGTGCTGAAGGAAGAGTTCCTGCGCGCCAATCTCGCCGGCATCCTCGCCAAGGACGTCACCGGCCAGCTCAAGGCGCGCGACCTGGAGCAGGCCTTCATCTGCTCGGTGTTCCACAACCTGGGACGACTGCTGGCGCAGTTTTACTTCCCCGAGGAAACCGAGGAAATCCGCAACCTGATGACGCAGAAGTCCTGCAGCGAAGCGGTGGCCGCGCAGCGCGTGCTGGGCATCGGTTTCGAGGAACTCGGCATCGGCATCGCCCGCAGCTGGGGCTTTCCGCCGCTGATCGTGAACAGCATGGAAAGACTGCCGCCGGGCGCAGTGCGCCGGCCGCGCTCGCCGGAAGAACGGCTGCGCGCGCTGTCTTCCTACTCCAACGATCTCTGCCAGGCGATCGCCACCCTGGAACCCGCCGAACGCGAGAAGGAACTCGTCCGCATCAAGGCACGCTACGGCGACACCGTGCCGCTGGACGACAAGAGCGTGCACGAGGTCATCCAGCGTTCCATCGAGGAAGTCACCGATTTCGCCCGCATCATCCGCATCAACCTCGGCCAGACCCAGTTCGGCCAGCAACTGCGGCGATACGCGCGCGGCGGCGGCGGCGCCGAGGCGCAGGACGCCGATGACACTGCGCTGGGTGGCGCGGTGCTCGAGCGCGAGTCCTCGGTCGGGCTGGATACCGGCAATTTCCCCGCCGAGGGACAGAAGGCGGCCGACGCGCAGGCGGTGCTCACCGCCGGCATCCAGGACATCAGCAACACGCTGGTGTCCGACTTCAAGCTCAACGACATCCTGCGCATCATCCTCGAGACGATGTACCGCGCCATGGGCTTCCGTCGCGTGCTGCTATGCATCAAGGACGCGCGCGCCAACACCATGCAGGGCCGTTTCGGCTTCGGTCCCGAGGCCAACGAGCTCGCACGCGCCTTCCGCTTCACGCTCAAGTTCACCCCGGACATCTTTCACGCCGCCACGTCCAAGGGCGTGGACATCCTGATCAGCGACATCGACGACGAGAAGATCGCCGAGCGCATCCCGGACTGGTACCGCAAGGCCTCGACCGCCAAGACCTTCGTGCTCTTTCCGCTCACGGTCAAGTCGAATCCGGTGGCGCTGATCTACGCCGACAAGCCGCATGCCGGCGAGATCGAGATAACCGAAAAAGAACTTCAGCTGCTGCGCACCCTGCGCAACCAGGCCCTGCTCGCGATCAAGCAGGCCACTTAA